The following proteins are co-located in the Proteiniborus sp. DW1 genome:
- a CDS encoding 2-oxoacid:acceptor oxidoreductase family protein — protein sequence MEERLIIAGFGGQGVMSMGQLLTYSGMVENKNVSWLPSYGPEMRGGTANCNVIVSDDLIGSPIVTEATTAIIMNKPSLDKFEKDVEKGGNILINSSLIDRKVNRTDINAYYIPANDIANELGNSKIANMVMLGAYLELTKAVKTDSIVEAFKKVFGESKSHLIPINQEALEKGAEAVRG from the coding sequence ATGGAAGAAAGATTAATAATAGCTGGTTTTGGTGGTCAAGGTGTTATGTCAATGGGACAACTTCTAACATATTCAGGAATGGTAGAAAACAAAAATGTTTCATGGCTTCCATCCTATGGTCCTGAAATGAGAGGTGGAACTGCTAACTGTAACGTAATAGTTTCAGACGACCTTATTGGCTCACCAATAGTTACAGAAGCTACAACAGCAATTATCATGAATAAACCATCTTTAGATAAATTCGAGAAAGATGTTGAAAAAGGTGGAAATATACTAATTAATAGCTCACTAATAGATAGAAAAGTAAATAGAACTGATATTAATGCATATTATATTCCTGCTAACGATATAGCTAATGAACTTGGAAATAGCAAGATAGCTAATATGGTTATGCTAGGTGCTTACTTAGAGCTTACAAAAGCAGTTAAAACAGATTCTATAGTTGAAGCATTCAAAAAAGTATTTGGAGAATCTAAGTCACACTTGATTCCAATAAACCAAGAAGCACTAGAGAAAGGTGCAGAAGCAGTAAGAGGATAA
- a CDS encoding thiamine pyrophosphate-dependent enzyme: MAIVFEKTKGLTDKPFHYCPGCTHGIIHRLVAEVLEELGVLGDTVGVAPVGCAVFAYDYFNVDMHEAAHGRAPAVATGIKRVLPDKVVFTYQGDGDLASIGAGEIVHAAHRGEKITTIFVNNAIYGMTGGQMAPTTLVGQKATTAPYGRDESHCGRPIRISEMLATIDGAKFVERVSVHDPANIRKAKKAIKSAFELQLSGKGFGIVEVLSTCPTNWGLTPVEALGWLKENMIPYYPLGNFRKPEEVE; encoded by the coding sequence ATGGCTATAGTATTTGAAAAAACTAAAGGACTTACAGACAAGCCTTTCCATTATTGTCCAGGCTGTACACATGGGATTATTCACAGATTAGTAGCTGAAGTATTAGAAGAGCTCGGAGTTCTAGGAGATACGGTAGGTGTAGCACCAGTTGGTTGTGCAGTTTTTGCTTATGACTATTTTAATGTAGATATGCATGAGGCTGCTCATGGTAGAGCACCAGCAGTAGCTACTGGTATAAAGAGGGTTCTTCCTGATAAGGTTGTATTCACATATCAGGGAGATGGAGACTTAGCTTCTATTGGAGCTGGTGAAATAGTTCATGCTGCACATCGTGGAGAAAAAATAACAACTATATTTGTAAACAATGCTATATACGGTATGACTGGTGGACAAATGGCTCCTACTACATTAGTAGGACAAAAGGCAACTACAGCTCCATATGGAAGAGATGAAAGCCATTGCGGTAGACCAATCAGAATATCTGAGATGCTAGCAACAATAGATGGAGCAAAATTCGTTGAAAGAGTTTCAGTACATGACCCAGCTAATATAAGAAAAGCTAAAAAAGCAATTAAGAGTGCTTTTGAACTTCAATTATCAGGTAAAGGCTTTGGTATAGTAGAAGTATTATCTACTTGTCCAACAAACTGGGGACTTACGCCAGTAGAAGCTCTTGGTTGGCTAAAAGAAAATATGATTCCATATTATCCATTAGGTAATTTTAGAAAACCTGAGGAGGTGGAGTAG
- a CDS encoding 3-methyl-2-oxobutanoate dehydrogenase subunit VorB codes for MSKVLMKGNEAVGAAAIKAGCKYFFGYPITPQNEIPEFMARELPKVGGVFLQAESEIAAINMVYGAAGSGARVMTSSSSPGIALKQEGISYIAGAELPCVIVNMVRGGPGLGGIQPSQSDYFQATRGGGNGDYRHLVYAPASIQEAVDLVMEAFDVADYYRNPVIVLGDGMIGQMMEPVEFKEPKKRELPPKDWATTGTKGQRKPNVINSLYIEAQPLEDHNLKLEAKYAMMKENEVRYEEYNLEDAEVVIVAYGTTSRIAKNAIAKCAEEGIKVGLIRPITLWPFPDVAFDKISDKTKAVLTVEMSTGQMVDDVKIAVNGRKPVYFYGRTGGMVPTPNAIVDEIKKIVGGDK; via the coding sequence ATGTCTAAAGTCTTGATGAAAGGAAATGAGGCAGTAGGTGCTGCAGCTATTAAAGCTGGATGCAAGTACTTCTTTGGGTATCCTATTACGCCACAGAATGAAATACCTGAGTTTATGGCTAGAGAATTACCTAAGGTAGGAGGAGTATTTTTACAGGCAGAAAGTGAGATTGCTGCTATAAACATGGTGTATGGAGCAGCTGGATCAGGTGCTAGAGTAATGACATCATCTTCAAGCCCTGGAATTGCACTTAAACAAGAGGGGATTTCATATATTGCAGGAGCAGAGCTTCCATGTGTTATAGTTAATATGGTTAGAGGAGGTCCAGGCTTAGGTGGTATACAACCTTCTCAATCTGACTATTTCCAAGCTACTAGAGGAGGAGGAAATGGAGATTATAGACATTTAGTATATGCTCCAGCCAGCATCCAAGAAGCAGTAGATTTAGTTATGGAAGCATTTGATGTTGCAGACTATTATAGAAATCCAGTTATAGTTCTTGGAGATGGTATGATAGGTCAAATGATGGAGCCTGTAGAATTTAAAGAGCCTAAGAAAAGAGAACTACCACCAAAAGATTGGGCAACAACAGGTACAAAAGGGCAAAGAAAGCCTAACGTAATAAACTCACTTTATATAGAAGCTCAGCCATTAGAAGATCACAACTTAAAGCTAGAAGCTAAATATGCAATGATGAAAGAAAATGAAGTAAGATATGAGGAATATAATCTTGAAGATGCCGAAGTAGTTATAGTAGCATATGGAACAACTTCAAGAATAGCTAAAAATGCCATAGCAAAATGTGCAGAGGAAGGAATTAAAGTAGGGCTTATTAGACCGATTACATTATGGCCGTTCCCAGATGTTGCCTTCGACAAAATAAGCGATAAAACCAAGGCAGTACTTACAGTAGAAATGAGTACTGGTCAAATGGTAGATGATGTTAAAATAGCAGTTAATGGAAGAAAACCTGTTTATTTCTATGGTAGAACAGGTGGTATGGTGCCTACTCCAAATGCTATCGTAGATGAGATTAAGAAAATTGTTGGAGGTGACAAATAA
- a CDS encoding 4Fe-4S dicluster domain-containing protein, producing the protein MAKAKGKVTFNEERCKGCELCTTVCPAKIVVMNRDKINVKGYHPATVIEMDKCIGCANCATICPDTVITVEREMVE; encoded by the coding sequence ATGGCAAAGGCAAAAGGTAAAGTTACCTTTAATGAGGAAAGATGCAAGGGTTGTGAACTATGTACAACAGTATGTCCTGCAAAAATAGTAGTAATGAACAGAGATAAGATAAATGTAAAAGGTTATCATCCAGCAACAGTCATTGAAATGGACAAGTGTATAGGCTGTGCTAACTGTGCCACAATTTGTCCAGACACCGTAATTACAGTAGAGAGAGAAATGGTTGAATAA
- a CDS encoding ATP-binding protein, with product MLKDNRIRIIVGHYGSGKTEFAVNYAVKLSETGKKVILADLDVVNPYFRSREKTEDLENLGIKVIGSSIKGNSVDVPSVSAEIYGPLQDESMEAVLDVGGDPVGARALGRYHSFFEDGKYDMFFVLNAYRPETQTLENVEKYIRDIERASRAKVTGLINNTHLLKSTTLEDVLFGQKLVEEVSAALNIPVKYVSALEHVAKALPHDIEGEILPIKLFMREDWML from the coding sequence ATGTTAAAAGATAATAGGATAAGAATTATAGTAGGACATTATGGCAGTGGCAAGACAGAGTTTGCAGTAAATTATGCAGTAAAGCTATCAGAGACAGGTAAGAAAGTTATATTAGCGGACCTAGATGTTGTAAATCCCTATTTTAGAAGTAGGGAAAAAACAGAAGACCTTGAGAATTTAGGAATCAAGGTAATAGGTAGCTCTATAAAAGGAAACTCAGTAGATGTGCCTTCTGTTTCGGCAGAAATATATGGACCATTACAAGACGAAAGCATGGAGGCAGTATTAGATGTTGGAGGCGATCCAGTAGGAGCTAGGGCATTAGGTAGATATCATAGTTTTTTTGAGGATGGCAAATATGACATGTTCTTTGTACTCAATGCGTATAGGCCAGAAACTCAAACTCTAGAAAATGTGGAAAAGTATATTAGAGATATAGAAAGAGCTTCTAGGGCAAAGGTAACTGGGCTGATAAATAATACGCATCTACTAAAAAGTACTACACTAGAAGATGTATTATTTGGTCAGAAACTGGTAGAAGAGGTATCAGCTGCATTAAATATACCAGTAAAATATGTATCAGCACTAGAGCATGTGGCAAAAGCTCTTCCACATGATATAGAGGGAGAAATACTTCCTATAAAGCTTTTCATGCGTGAAGATTGGATGTTATAA
- the buk gene encoding butyrate kinase: MNNYKLLVINPGSTSTKIAVFYNEDLVLEETLRHSNEELAGYSTIFDQYQFRKNIILDILKEKGFDINELSAVVGRGGLLKPIPGGTYRVNDKMLDDLSKGTFGEHASNLGGAIAHEIASQLNIPSFIVDPVVVDEMEDIARISGMPEIPRISIWHALNQKAVARRFAKDNGKAYEELNLVVAHLGGGISVGAHKKGKVVDVNNALDGEGPFSPERSGGLPVGDLAKLCYSGKYTLAEMKKKIKGCGGLVAYLGTNDARKVCEMIEAGDEKAKLIYEAMAYQVAKEIGSMSTVLEGQVDAIILTGGIAYDAMFTAWIKERVDFIADVVMYPGEDELIALAEGGLRVLRGEEQAKEYL; encoded by the coding sequence ATGAATAATTATAAACTACTAGTGATAAATCCCGGTTCTACTTCTACTAAGATAGCTGTATTTTATAATGAAGACCTTGTATTAGAAGAGACATTAAGGCACTCAAATGAAGAATTAGCAGGGTATTCTACTATATTCGATCAGTATCAATTCAGAAAGAATATTATTCTAGATATATTAAAAGAAAAAGGATTTGATATTAATGAATTAAGTGCTGTTGTTGGAAGAGGAGGATTACTAAAACCTATACCAGGTGGAACATATAGAGTTAATGACAAAATGCTTGATGACCTAAGTAAAGGTACTTTTGGAGAACATGCTTCAAATCTTGGCGGCGCAATAGCACATGAGATTGCCTCCCAATTAAATATTCCTTCATTTATAGTAGATCCGGTAGTTGTGGATGAAATGGAGGACATTGCTAGGATTTCAGGTATGCCAGAAATACCAAGGATAAGTATCTGGCACGCTTTGAATCAAAAGGCTGTTGCGAGAAGATTTGCCAAGGATAATGGTAAGGCCTATGAGGAGTTAAACCTAGTAGTAGCTCATTTAGGTGGAGGAATATCTGTTGGTGCTCATAAAAAAGGTAAGGTAGTAGATGTAAACAATGCACTTGATGGAGAAGGTCCATTTTCTCCAGAAAGAAGTGGAGGACTTCCTGTTGGAGATTTAGCAAAGCTTTGTTATTCAGGCAAATACACATTGGCTGAAATGAAGAAAAAGATAAAAGGTTGTGGAGGCCTAGTAGCATATCTAGGAACAAATGATGCTAGAAAAGTATGCGAAATGATAGAAGCGGGGGATGAGAAAGCTAAACTTATATATGAAGCTATGGCTTATCAGGTAGCAAAAGAAATTGGTAGCATGAGTACTGTACTAGAAGGACAAGTAGATGCTATAATATTAACTGGTGGTATAGCATATGATGCTATGTTTACAGCTTGGATTAAGGAAAGGGTAGATTTTATAGCAGATGTAGTAATGTACCCAGGAGAAGACGAACTTATAGCCCTAGCAGAAGGTGGGCTAAGAGTACTTAGAGGAGAAGAACAAGCAAAAGAATACCTATAA
- the ptb gene encoding phosphate butyryltransferase, which translates to MIKSFEDVLNLAKSRGPKTISVAVAQDKEVLIAVNAAKDMGIIEAILVGDKSEIIKIAEEINIDLGNYEIIDIKDPIEASRKAVELVSTGKAHIVMKGLVDTSIILKAVLDEEIGLRTGSILSHVAVFSVDTYHKLLLVTDAAMNIAPNLEQKKQIVENAVFLAHSIDIENPKVAVVCAKEKVNPKMPATVDAGQLVEANEKGDITGCIVGGPFALDNAISKEAAIHKGINHPVAGDADIILTPNIESGNVLYKALAFLAKSKNAGIIVGAKAPIVLTSRADSDEAKLNSIALGVLMASKK; encoded by the coding sequence GTGATTAAGAGCTTTGAAGATGTTTTGAATCTTGCAAAAAGTAGAGGACCAAAAACGATATCCGTAGCAGTAGCACAGGATAAAGAGGTTCTGATAGCAGTAAATGCAGCAAAGGATATGGGAATAATTGAAGCCATACTTGTAGGAGATAAAAGTGAAATAATTAAAATTGCAGAAGAAATTAACATAGATTTAGGGAATTATGAGATTATAGATATTAAAGACCCAATAGAAGCTTCCAGAAAAGCTGTAGAGCTTGTAAGTACGGGAAAAGCTCACATAGTTATGAAGGGTTTAGTGGATACATCGATTATATTAAAAGCAGTTTTAGATGAAGAAATTGGACTTAGAACAGGCAGTATATTAAGTCATGTGGCTGTCTTTAGCGTCGATACATACCATAAGCTCCTTTTAGTTACAGATGCGGCCATGAATATAGCACCTAACCTTGAACAAAAGAAGCAAATTGTAGAAAATGCAGTATTTCTAGCTCATTCTATAGATATAGAAAATCCAAAAGTAGCAGTAGTATGTGCAAAAGAAAAGGTAAATCCGAAAATGCCAGCTACAGTTGATGCAGGACAATTAGTTGAAGCTAATGAAAAAGGTGATATAACAGGTTGTATAGTTGGAGGGCCTTTTGCGCTAGATAATGCCATATCAAAAGAAGCTGCTATTCATAAAGGCATAAACCATCCTGTAGCAGGAGATGCGGATATTATACTCACTCCAAATATAGAATCAGGAAATGTTTTATATAAAGCTCTTGCATTCTTAGCAAAGTCAAAAAATGCTGGTATAATAGTAGGTGCTAAGGCACCGATAGTTCTTACATCAAGAGCAGATAGTGATGAGGCTAAGTTAAACTCAATAGCATTAGGGGTACTAATGGCTTCAAAAAAATAG
- the buk gene encoding butyrate kinase, which produces MRKYILAINPGSTSTKVALYDGKEKVFTNKIEHPRTELDKYHNIIDQYDYRLNLIVEWLKEVGISTSTLKATVGRGGMLRPIPAGTYLVTDVMIKDLKDCVGGEHASNLGAILAKGIADNEGIKAFIVDPVAVDEMDDIARISGMPDIQRKSQLHALNIKAVSHRYARENNRNLKDINLIIAHLGGGISVAPLKRGRTIDVNNANEMGPLSPERTGQLPVGELVKMCYSGKYTYNEIKTKIKGRGGLTAYLGTNDAKEAEERAKNGDENAKLVFMAMAYQISKEIGAMATTLYGKVDAIILTGGLAHSKTLTDKIQSMTRFIAPVVLYPGEDELEALNEGVLRVLEGEEVEKIYENEVEISD; this is translated from the coding sequence TTGAGAAAATACATTTTAGCAATTAATCCTGGTTCAACAAGTACAAAGGTAGCTTTGTATGACGGAAAGGAAAAGGTTTTCACTAATAAAATTGAACATCCAAGGACTGAACTTGATAAATACCATAATATTATAGACCAATATGATTATCGTTTAAACCTAATAGTTGAATGGTTAAAAGAAGTTGGAATAAGCACTTCTACTTTAAAAGCCACTGTAGGACGTGGTGGTATGCTAAGACCTATTCCTGCTGGCACCTATTTAGTTACGGATGTAATGATTAAGGATTTAAAAGACTGTGTTGGGGGAGAACATGCTTCAAATCTCGGTGCCATTCTTGCAAAAGGAATTGCAGATAATGAAGGCATTAAAGCTTTTATAGTTGATCCTGTAGCAGTAGATGAGATGGATGATATAGCTAGAATATCGGGAATGCCAGACATACAGAGGAAGTCTCAGCTACATGCATTAAATATAAAGGCAGTATCTCATAGATATGCCCGTGAAAATAATAGAAATCTTAAGGACATAAACTTAATAATTGCCCATCTTGGTGGAGGGATATCTGTTGCACCTTTAAAAAGGGGACGTACGATAGATGTAAATAATGCAAATGAAATGGGCCCACTTTCACCTGAAAGAACAGGTCAGCTACCAGTAGGAGAGCTTGTAAAGATGTGTTATTCAGGAAAATACACATATAATGAAATAAAGACAAAAATCAAGGGAAGAGGTGGACTTACAGCCTACCTAGGAACTAATGATGCAAAAGAAGCAGAAGAAAGAGCTAAAAATGGAGATGAAAATGCTAAGCTTGTATTTATGGCCATGGCATATCAAATATCTAAAGAAATAGGAGCCATGGCTACAACTTTATATGGCAAGGTAGATGCCATAATATTAACTGGTGGATTAGCACACTCAAAGACACTTACTGATAAAATCCAAAGCATGACAAGATTTATAGCTCCTGTAGTGCTTTATCCAGGAGAAGATGAACTAGAAGCCCTAAATGAAGGAGTATTAAGGGTATTAGAAGGAGAAGAAGTAGAGAAAATTTATGAAAACGAGGTGGAGATCAGTGATTAA
- a CDS encoding CdaR family protein, translated as MNKAKKNNITIKILSLLIAFFMWTYVMNEVNPRTTQPFSNIKVTYLNQNYLSEAELELMEPKEAKVTVKLAGRRSDIKTINPNDIIVQADLYGYPEGMSRVPVEVKVPENVTVESVSPQYIQLKLDSIITKEFKISLRTTGKTEEGHTPGDVDVRPSTVLIKGPRTWVNSVDKVVTILDLTNVNSDIKTSRPVRVLNDKEEEVRNITKEPSTVEITMPILGTKSVPINPRIKGTPLEGYSITDIQMNPTSVFIKGRKEIIKDIEFLETDTLDVELISKTKEVPVNIVLPEGVELMDVDLSPMAKINVEKIIEKDVELDTSKLTFINLDTNHVIDKDSLPETITITIRGTESKVEALTDRDVTFYCDLSGLEAGNHDVNIKVILHEDIELIQIVPEAIQVTIQDQDEI; from the coding sequence ATGAATAAGGCGAAGAAAAACAATATTACAATAAAAATTCTTTCATTATTAATAGCTTTTTTTATGTGGACTTATGTAATGAATGAAGTTAACCCACGAACCACTCAGCCTTTTTCTAATATTAAGGTAACGTATTTAAATCAAAATTACTTGTCTGAGGCAGAGTTAGAGTTAATGGAGCCAAAAGAAGCTAAAGTAACTGTGAAATTAGCAGGTAGAAGAAGTGACATAAAAACTATAAATCCTAATGATATCATAGTACAGGCTGATTTATATGGATATCCGGAAGGAATGAGTAGAGTACCTGTTGAAGTAAAAGTTCCTGAAAATGTGACAGTAGAGTCTGTGAGCCCTCAGTATATACAACTAAAGCTAGATAGTATAATAACTAAGGAATTTAAAATATCCTTAAGAACTACAGGTAAAACTGAAGAAGGCCATACTCCAGGGGATGTGGATGTAAGACCTAGTACTGTGTTGATTAAAGGGCCACGAACCTGGGTTAATTCAGTAGACAAAGTAGTAACCATTCTAGACCTAACTAATGTAAATTCGGACATAAAAACTAGTCGACCTGTCAGAGTATTAAATGACAAAGAGGAAGAGGTTAGAAACATAACAAAAGAACCAAGTACTGTGGAGATAACTATGCCAATCTTAGGCACTAAGTCTGTACCTATTAATCCAAGGATTAAAGGCACTCCGTTAGAGGGGTATAGTATTACAGATATTCAGATGAATCCTACTAGTGTTTTCATAAAAGGAAGAAAGGAAATAATTAAGGATATTGAATTCCTTGAAACAGATACATTAGATGTAGAGCTCATAAGTAAAACAAAGGAAGTTCCAGTAAATATTGTGTTGCCAGAGGGTGTGGAGCTAATGGATGTTGATCTAAGCCCAATGGCAAAGATAAATGTAGAAAAAATAATTGAAAAGGATGTTGAACTGGATACAAGCAAGTTAACCTTCATTAATCTAGATACTAACCATGTTATAGACAAAGATAGCCTTCCTGAAACAATAACAATCACTATTAGAGGAACAGAGAGCAAAGTAGAAGCACTAACGGATAGAGATGTTACATTCTATTGTGATTTATCAGGACTAGAAGCAGGAAACCACGATGTAAATATAAAAGTTATACTGCATGAGGATATAGAACTTATTCAAATAGTTCCTGAAGCTATTCAGGTGACCATTCAAGATCAAGATGAAATTTAA
- the cdaA gene encoding diadenylate cyclase CdaA — MQDFANLFYNIRLRDAIDILIVAYAFYKIFMLIRETRAEQLIKGIVLLFVATKISEVLELYTVFWILENTMTVGVIALLIVFQPELRRALEVLGRTRFFTKSLIEVKSEELDMISDEIVEAVASLSRQKIGALIVFERETGLNEVVDTGTRIHGKVSSGLLINIFIPNTPLHDGAVIIREDTVKAAGCFLPLTDNMNLSKEIGTRHRAALGITERSDSIAIIVSEETGIISVAENGILTRYLDIKALKEILVNMYKPKTPKPNLLTKWRNRNE; from the coding sequence ATGCAAGATTTTGCCAATTTATTTTACAATATAAGGCTTAGAGATGCTATAGATATTTTAATAGTTGCATATGCATTTTATAAGATATTTATGCTCATTAGAGAAACTAGAGCAGAGCAGCTTATAAAGGGTATTGTGTTATTATTCGTAGCTACAAAGATAAGTGAAGTATTAGAGCTATATACTGTATTCTGGATACTTGAGAATACCATGACAGTAGGGGTTATAGCTTTATTAATTGTTTTCCAGCCAGAGCTAAGAAGAGCACTTGAGGTATTAGGTAGGACTAGGTTTTTTACAAAATCGTTAATTGAGGTTAAAAGCGAAGAGCTAGATATGATATCTGATGAGATAGTAGAAGCTGTAGCATCTCTTTCTAGACAAAAAATAGGTGCTTTAATAGTATTTGAAAGAGAAACAGGGTTGAATGAAGTTGTTGACACTGGTACAAGAATTCATGGTAAGGTATCAAGCGGACTTTTAATTAATATTTTTATACCAAACACACCTCTACATGACGGAGCAGTTATTATAAGAGAAGATACAGTTAAAGCGGCAGGATGTTTTTTACCCTTAACAGACAATATGAACTTAAGTAAAGAAATAGGAACTAGACACAGAGCAGCACTAGGCATAACTGAAAGATCAGATAGTATTGCCATAATAGTATCTGAAGAAACAGGAATAATTTCAGTAGCTGAAAATGGGATATTGACTAGATATTTAGATATAAAAGCATTAAAAGAAATATTAGTTAATATGTATAAACCTAAGACTCCAAAGCCAAATCTGCTGACTAAATGGAGGAATAGAAATGAATAA
- a CDS encoding CapA family protein, translating to MNKKRITLGIIILLFFTSLLSAGYVLDKLKPSIANENNIEGVDSSTGIDGSADDIIVPEEKEEESPANIEITIAAAGDIMFHSSQIQGAYNPEIKEYDFNYSFEHVKKYLESADLAIGNFETVTAGEGYKYQGYPTFNSPESTITALKNAGFNVLSTANNHSIDKGKVGIINTIDNIRKHGLINVGTYKEPTEDILIQDINGIKAAILSYTYGCNGLEVLLTPEELSYMVNIIDEEKIKSDIEKADLAQVDTTIVVIHWGNEYQREPSSYQIELANKMIEWGADIILGSHPHVIQKSELREYNGENKFIIYSMGNFISNQRRETLDIGNRKYTEDGIIVRLTLEKDFSLGKTIIKDVDYVPTWVYRYKELDVHKHVVLPTSEYMEQENDKFSKEVLSRLEESYNNTIELMDQR from the coding sequence ATGAACAAAAAAAGAATAACTCTAGGCATAATTATCTTATTATTTTTTACTTCCTTATTATCCGCAGGTTATGTTCTAGATAAGCTGAAGCCTAGTATAGCAAATGAAAATAATATAGAAGGAGTTGACAGTAGCACAGGAATAGATGGAAGTGCAGATGATATTATAGTTCCAGAAGAGAAGGAAGAGGAAAGTCCCGCTAATATAGAGATTACAATTGCTGCAGCTGGAGATATTATGTTTCATTCTTCTCAGATACAGGGAGCCTATAATCCTGAAATAAAAGAGTATGACTTCAATTATTCCTTTGAGCATGTGAAAAAGTATCTTGAGAGCGCTGACTTAGCTATAGGAAATTTTGAAACTGTTACTGCAGGTGAGGGATATAAGTATCAAGGATATCCTACATTTAATTCACCAGAATCAACTATAACAGCACTTAAAAATGCTGGATTTAATGTGCTTTCTACAGCAAATAATCATAGTATTGATAAGGGGAAGGTTGGCATAATCAATACAATAGATAATATAAGAAAACATGGGCTTATAAATGTAGGTACATATAAAGAGCCTACTGAAGATATTCTTATACAAGATATTAATGGCATTAAGGCTGCTATTCTGTCTTATACATATGGATGTAATGGTTTAGAAGTATTACTCACGCCAGAGGAATTAAGTTACATGGTAAATATCATAGATGAAGAAAAGATAAAGAGCGATATAGAAAAAGCTGATTTAGCTCAGGTAGATACAACAATAGTAGTTATCCACTGGGGCAATGAATATCAAAGAGAACCATCTAGTTATCAAATTGAACTAGCTAATAAAATGATTGAATGGGGAGCAGATATAATATTAGGCAGTCATCCTCATGTCATCCAAAAGTCAGAGCTTAGAGAGTACAATGGGGAAAATAAATTTATTATTTATTCCATGGGTAATTTCATATCAAACCAAAGGAGAGAAACACTTGATATTGGAAACAGAAAATATACAGAGGATGGAATCATAGTTAGACTTACTTTAGAAAAAGATTTTTCGCTAGGAAAGACTATTATAAAAGATGTTGATTATGTACCTACATGGGTTTATAGATATAAGGAGTTAGACGTTCATAAGCATGTAGTACTTCCTACATCAGAATATATGGAACAAGAAAATGATAAATTTAGCAAAGAAGTTCTTAGCAGACTTGAAGAATCATATAATAATACGATTGAATTAATGGACCAGAGATAA
- a CDS encoding PrsW family glutamic-type intramembrane protease: MSKLNTRLFIIAVIPAVSIAVAVYLSDRYDREPISLLFKTFIFGALSVIPVIVVERFLSMFNVFTGLLGAAYTAYIVAGFTEEYFKRLVVVKLMCKNKYFDEKLDGIVYAVFSALGFATVENIMYVVFRFSYNPYIGLYRGVLSVPAHAIFGVTMGYYLSLTKFATNKARERANYRKSLYMPMLLHGTFNFILMAGVPQVGVVIAIYAVYLWITNQKKLNTYIFDSYSRFDKLNNDKEE; this comes from the coding sequence ATGAGCAAATTGAATACAAGACTATTTATTATTGCAGTAATTCCAGCTGTTTCAATAGCTGTTGCAGTATATTTAAGTGATAGATATGATAGGGAGCCCATATCTCTTTTGTTTAAAACATTTATTTTTGGAGCCTTGTCAGTTATCCCGGTTATAGTAGTTGAGAGGTTTCTTTCTATGTTCAATGTTTTTACAGGATTATTAGGTGCAGCCTATACTGCTTACATAGTGGCAGGTTTTACAGAGGAATACTTTAAAAGACTTGTAGTAGTCAAACTAATGTGTAAAAACAAATATTTTGATGAAAAGCTAGACGGAATAGTGTATGCTGTTTTTTCAGCTTTAGGCTTTGCAACAGTAGAAAACATAATGTATGTAGTATTTAGATTTAGTTACAATCCATATATAGGGTTATATAGAGGAGTGTTATCTGTTCCTGCTCATGCTATCTTTGGGGTTACAATGGGATACTATCTATCATTAACAAAGTTTGCTACAAATAAAGCGAGAGAAAGAGCAAATTATAGAAAATCTCTATATATGCCAATGCTTTTACATGGAACCTTTAACTTCATTCTAATGGCAGGAGTGCCACAAGTAGGAGTAGTTATTGCCATATATGCAGTATACTTATGGATAACTAATCAGAAAAAGCTAAACACATATATATTTGATTCGTATTCAAGGTTTGACAAATTAAATAACGATAAGGAAGAATAA